The following DNA comes from Winogradskyella sp. PG-2.
AGGCCATCATTTTTTAGATTTTCAAATGCTGCGATATTGAATGAAATCATTTGGTCATTTAGAAGAATAACTAAAATTCGTTTAATTGAATCATTAAGCTCTTTTTTAGCATTAAAGTGGTTATATAGCTGGTCTCCAAATTTTAATGTTCTTTCATCATTTACAATTCTTTCTTTTAAAATTAAGTTATTCTCTTGAAGTGATTTTCTAATTTGATTAAGATATTTCAATTCAGCCTGTTTATCTTGTTTATCATTATTCCAATTATTAATAGATAGTGCAATTAAAATTCCAATTACGACTAGAACAATTTCTCCGACTGCATAAGTCAGATATTTTCCAAACTTGTTTTCAGTCAACATTTTTTGTCTAATTTTTCTAAAGAATTTTATCATTTGTTAGTGGTTGGTTATAATGAAGCACAACGGAATTGTGTATGATCTCGTTGCGTTGTTAAGCACTAAAGTTAGCAAATAAAACACAGATAGAAAGTCCGCTAGGACTTTCGCAAGTATGCACTAACTAGCAATGAATTATACACGTTGTTGTGCTTTCGTTATTTAATTTTATT
Coding sequences within:
- a CDS encoding DUF6090 family protein codes for the protein MIKFFRKIRQKMLTENKFGKYLTYAVGEIVLVVIGILIALSINNWNNDKQDKQAELKYLNQIRKSLQENNLILKERIVNDERTLKFGDQLYNHFNAKKELNDSIKRILVILLNDQMISFNIAAFENLKNDGLSFISNDDLKFEIINIYDKELKYIQNIFANQFENYLSGVINPFFSDNFEFVSNEKYMSAEPNNYQDLLSNNKTTNIISMVNAMRSYAISNYSNTQKKINEIIIKLDKEIKTLNE